Proteins encoded within one genomic window of Eurosta solidaginis isolate ZX-2024a chromosome 1, ASM4086904v1, whole genome shotgun sequence:
- the LOC137236776 gene encoding uncharacterized protein produces MLQIDSAGTEIVGYADDIVVVAVAKKLDLLQSLCNDAVGRIKEWLTSTGVEVASNKAEVVLFSLAFLLIASTYSAATANDSSTQNNSSSQEKPFNKRSISGFGGDAGHTIAISGSPWLSSGSNGEHFGSGFNALAVSGWNPWNSFATRHGSTPTPSEVANAIASAKQASANVLIAQQQMQAAKENVLNQQRLAMEKETAAAILTQKSEAAAAIQRSEAAAAAQAVLLAQQRLAASKSAVAHQQRIAAAREAEAAAALQRSAHAAAAEIQKTEYEAAKLGQFTRNGNAVAAHHLTLTKDVAFSPITAGTNHVSNVESVGPWVGSGGKGSGAAGASAWL; encoded by the exons ATGCTACAAATCGATTCCgcaggcacggaaattgtcggctatgcagatgatattgtcgtagtagcagtggccaagaaacttgatctgctccaatcattatgtaatgacgccgtgggaagaataaaggaatggctgacgagcACGGGGGTGGAGGTGGCTAGCAATAAggcagaagtggttttg TTCTCACTTGCATTCCTGCTAATCGCGAGCACCTATTCTGCTGCAACCGCCAACGACTCGAGCACTCAAAATAATTCCTCATCCCAAGAGAAGCCATTTAATAAACGCAGTATAAGTGGATTTGGCGGAGATGCAGGACATACAATAGCCATTAGCGGCAGTCCTTGGTTGAGTAGCGGCAGCAACGGTGAACATTTTGGTAGCGGTTTTAATGCTTTAGCTGTCAGTGGCTGGAATCCATGGAATAGCTT CGCAACTCGTCATGGCTCCACACCTACACCCAGCGAAGTTGCCAATGCCATTGCTTCTGCCAAACAAGCTTCGGCCAATGTTTTGATTGCCCAACAGCAAATGCAAGCAGCTAAAGAAAATGTACTCAATCAACAACGTTTGGCAATGGAAAAGGAAACAGCTGCCGCTATACTAACACAAAAATCGGAGGCTGCTGCAGCAATCCAACGTTCCGAAGCTGCTGCTGCTGCACAAGCTGTTTTATTGGCTCAACAACGTTTGGCTGCATCAAAATCAGCTGTAGCACATCAACAACGTATTGCCGCAGCACGTGAAGCTGAAGCAGCTGCAGCATTACAACGTTCAGCCCATGCAGCTGCTGCTGAAATACAAAAAACTGAATACGAAGCTGCGAAATTGGGTCAGTTTACACGTAACGGCAATGCTGTGGCAGCACATCATCTCACTCTCACCAAAGATGTGGCATTTAGTCCGATTACAGCTGGAACCAATCATGTTTCGAATGTTGAATCTGTTGGCCCTTGGGTGGGTAGTGGTGGGAAAGGATCTGGTGCTGCTGGCGCTTCTGCTTGGCTCTAA